The following proteins are encoded in a genomic region of Paenibacillus sp. FSL H3-0469:
- a CDS encoding 3-oxoacyl-ACP reductase family protein, producing the protein MRNPFDLSGKVAVVTGAAGGIGTELAQALAGQGADVALLDVRADGLEPARQQIEAQGRRVLPLQCDVTCEAEIEPAVASILEHFGRLDILVNNAGVASAGSVEELDEAEWDRVMGTNVKSIFLMSKAVIPAMKERQQGRIINLASICGVKGSKLAALHAYNASKGAVVNLTRGMGATLAPYGITVNAVGPSLFPSGMTRALYQDHFLEQYNTLCPMGRPGNPDELNGAVLYFASDGSSYTTGQTLYVDGGWTAV; encoded by the coding sequence GTGAGAAATCCATTTGATTTGAGCGGAAAAGTAGCGGTGGTGACCGGAGCAGCCGGGGGGATAGGCACAGAATTGGCCCAAGCTCTGGCCGGACAAGGGGCGGATGTTGCCCTGCTGGATGTAAGAGCGGACGGGCTGGAACCGGCGCGGCAACAGATTGAAGCCCAGGGCCGCCGGGTGCTTCCGCTTCAATGCGATGTAACCTGCGAAGCAGAGATTGAACCGGCGGTAGCAAGCATTCTGGAGCATTTCGGAAGGCTGGATATCCTGGTGAATAATGCCGGAGTCGCCTCCGCAGGCTCTGTCGAGGAACTGGACGAAGCGGAATGGGACCGGGTGATGGGTACCAATGTAAAAAGTATTTTCCTCATGTCCAAAGCGGTGATCCCGGCCATGAAAGAACGCCAGCAAGGCCGCATTATCAACCTTGCTTCCATCTGTGGTGTAAAGGGCAGCAAGCTGGCCGCTCTGCATGCCTATAATGCCTCCAAAGGCGCAGTCGTGAATCTGACCCGCGGCATGGGCGCGACCCTTGCTCCTTACGGAATCACGGTGAATGCAGTCGGACCCAGCCTGTTCCCCAGCGGAATGACCCGCGCGCTCTATCAGGACCACTTCCTGGAGCAGTATAATACGCTATGCCCCATGGGACGTCCCGGCAACCCCGATGAATTGAACGGCGCTGTCCTCTACTTCGCCTCGGATGGTTCCAGCTACACGACAGGCCAGACGCTATATGTGGACGGGGGCTGGACAGCCGTCTGA
- a CDS encoding acetoacetate decarboxylase family protein yields MSSFVKDVNEITKRINTPTTFYNAETLTVYWETSPEVIRSILPAPLTPGPRPLVHAFVANYPRTSFCEPYREAAVFVLAAYNGQPGTYCLSMPISDDIAMGLGREIYGFPKKMADISLQKEDQHVAGSVSRRGTEFFHVEAALSGKMNAADGQRIISGHYGEGLPVFNMKYSKSPDGRGFDLGPLLIRQTASMDVSVRTAAEVEIHLHDSPHDPWAELEVVRMLGGIYTVSNTVLERGEVLTAVDPVQFLPYSNLRWDWWN; encoded by the coding sequence ATGAGCAGCTTCGTAAAAGATGTGAATGAAATTACCAAAAGAATCAATACACCTACGACCTTCTATAATGCCGAGACCCTAACCGTCTATTGGGAGACTTCGCCCGAAGTGATCCGCAGCATTCTGCCCGCCCCGCTTACGCCGGGACCAAGGCCGCTTGTGCACGCGTTTGTAGCTAACTATCCCCGCACCAGCTTCTGCGAGCCTTACCGGGAAGCCGCGGTCTTCGTCCTGGCAGCCTACAACGGACAACCGGGCACCTACTGCCTGTCCATGCCAATCAGCGATGATATCGCGATGGGCCTGGGGCGTGAGATTTACGGCTTCCCCAAGAAGATGGCCGACATCAGTCTCCAGAAGGAGGATCAGCATGTGGCAGGCAGCGTCTCCCGGCGGGGCACTGAATTCTTCCACGTAGAGGCTGCGCTTAGCGGTAAAATGAATGCCGCAGACGGACAGCGCATCATCTCCGGGCATTACGGCGAGGGTCTGCCTGTCTTCAACATGAAGTATTCCAAATCTCCGGATGGCCGCGGCTTCGATCTTGGACCGCTGCTGATCCGGCAGACTGCCTCTATGGATGTCAGCGTGCGCACAGCGGCAGAAGTAGAGATTCACCTGCATGACTCTCCACATGACCCCTGGGCCGAGCTGGAAGTCGTCCGTATGCTGGGCGGCATCTACACGGTCAGCAATACCGTTCTTGAACGCGGTGAGGTCCTGACTGCTGTAGACCCTGTGCAGTTCCTTCCTTACTCCAACTTACGTTGGGACTGGTGGAATTGA